A window of the Acetobacteraceae bacterium genome harbors these coding sequences:
- the genX gene encoding EF-P lysine aminoacylase GenX, with protein sequence MEDMKAILLKRRAEILKDGRSFFDRRGYLEVETPYLVKSPGEEVHLRVFSTFLEHPQGGKSQRFLHTSPEFAMKRFVAATKMPIYQFARVWRNAEGSDHHHPEFTMLEWYRPSADLESLMQETQDFVQALLPSKVFRHGDEIMISQDFERVKMSEAFEKYVDADVLGTIGNANALADQAGVALREGEGWEDLFFRLLLEKIEPHLGKNKPTFLTHWPAPQAALAKLNPQDSREALRFELYAGGLELANAFEELSDVAEQRRRFELDRKRREALYPDQKWEMDEAFLEGLKDLPDCSGIALGFDRLVMLATNAPKITDVIWI encoded by the coding sequence ATGGAAGATATGAAAGCAATTTTATTAAAACGCAGGGCAGAAATCTTAAAGGATGGACGTTCTTTTTTTGATAGGCGTGGCTATTTGGAGGTAGAAACCCCTTATCTCGTGAAGAGTCCGGGAGAAGAAGTGCATTTGCGGGTGTTTTCAACGTTTTTGGAACATCCTCAAGGTGGAAAATCTCAGCGTTTTTTGCATACAAGTCCTGAATTTGCCATGAAACGCTTTGTTGCTGCAACAAAAATGCCAATTTATCAATTTGCAAGGGTCTGGCGTAATGCCGAGGGAAGCGATCACCATCATCCTGAATTTACAATGTTGGAATGGTATCGGCCTAGTGCAGACCTTGAGAGCTTAATGCAGGAAACACAGGATTTTGTGCAGGCACTTTTACCCTCAAAAGTTTTTAGGCATGGCGATGAAATTATGATTTCGCAGGATTTTGAGCGTGTGAAAATGTCCGAAGCTTTCGAAAAATATGTTGATGCAGATGTTTTGGGAACAATTGGAAATGCAAACGCTTTAGCCGATCAGGCAGGTGTTGCCTTGAGAGAAGGTGAAGGGTGGGAGGATTTATTTTTTCGCCTTCTTCTTGAGAAGATTGAACCGCATTTAGGAAAAAATAAACCAACTTTTTTAACCCACTGGCCAGCGCCACAGGCAGCTTTAGCAAAGTTAAATCCACAAGATTCGAGAGAAGCCCTTCGTTTTGAGTTGTATGCTGGCGGGTTGGAACTGGCAAATGCCTTTGAGGAGCTTTCAGATGTCGCAGAGCAGCGTAGGCGGTTTGAGCTGGACCGTAAACGGCGTGAGGCACTCTATCCAGATCAAAAATGGGAAATGGATGAGGCTTTTTTGGAAGGGTTAAAAGATTTACCAGATTGTTCAGGGATTGCTTTGGGCTTTGATCGGCTGGTGATGCTCGCTACAAACGCGCCTAAAATCACAGATGTGATTTGGATATAA
- a CDS encoding TonB-dependent siderophore receptor has translation MSIRLMKHYAGYLRRKIFSCPLPPILPEKIRFAPDAVVIMRGVAGICAVLAIQEAGTAKAAEASSQVKAPSQKTAGERVYVRGKKTDQQEAVANEVSGVKADYLNKEVDLGPLGKIPGEKAPFSVMSASHDVVENQQIRNMEDATEYMPSVQWDTANDSTSEIVNRGFVGDDVTNSRIDGLTARISAPYTSEQFDHLAVLNGMAGAMYGPMSPAGIMDMTLKRPTKQPFFNFNFGYDSNGAPLESGDFSMGKGPIKGRINLLNQTGQSYVANSNIWRDMISGDFDIQLNKRMKLELDASQYTIGVYGLPGEFAYAENVQLPSAPNAATPGYGQSNGGSVTSASMGMEKLFIDISRHWKAKLGGLYQDTARNTFNISNNIGSSSYCAGHGIDGSCYQQTLIHSDQNDNYMLWSNFAYLNGDFRTGLIHHQVNLGTNGYESNYDVPIVDENPIIIDTSPMYSPSVVHGLGQHPGILGQYHAGYMATQSLIAGDTMDIGRYFTVMGEFSWGWIRTMGFNPKGEETRHYDANVAFSPSVGMTFHPRKELNFYFNWGKSIQPGPVAPGGSANNGDILPLIRSEQFEGGLKWTVRKKLQINLDGFAATRPYAFDNFDDMINGRPVYGLFGSQHDYGIEYQMSGNLTRDLSILGGFTWDHAELENTGNPLTSHRKVTGVAPWQADILFDWRVPKELVSGLAFNANVHYVGTRAANVTNTTWADEYVTLDLGARYATKICDHNLVFRFTVDNVTQEQYWSSAFATTNNGAPNTSNEAALGLPRTWHLTASMYF, from the coding sequence TTGTCTATTCGTCTGATGAAACATTATGCAGGTTATTTGCGGCGTAAGATTTTCTCATGCCCTTTGCCACCTATTTTACCGGAAAAAATACGTTTTGCCCCCGATGCTGTTGTTATTATGCGAGGTGTGGCAGGGATATGCGCTGTTTTGGCTATTCAAGAGGCTGGTACGGCTAAGGCAGCGGAAGCCTCTTCGCAGGTTAAAGCGCCTTCTCAGAAAACAGCAGGAGAGCGTGTTTATGTTCGGGGAAAGAAAACAGATCAGCAGGAAGCTGTTGCAAACGAGGTAAGTGGCGTTAAAGCAGATTACCTCAATAAAGAAGTTGATCTGGGGCCTTTGGGGAAGATTCCTGGGGAAAAAGCGCCTTTTTCTGTTATGTCAGCTTCTCATGATGTGGTTGAAAATCAGCAGATCCGTAATATGGAAGATGCAACGGAATATATGCCCTCTGTGCAATGGGATACGGCTAATGATTCAACGAGTGAGATTGTGAACCGTGGATTTGTTGGAGATGATGTAACAAATTCCCGTATTGATGGGTTAACGGCTCGTATTAGTGCGCCTTATACCAGTGAACAGTTTGATCATTTAGCTGTTTTAAACGGCATGGCTGGCGCTATGTATGGACCGATGAGTCCTGCTGGTATTATGGATATGACGCTGAAACGTCCAACAAAACAGCCCTTTTTTAATTTTAATTTTGGGTATGATTCCAATGGTGCGCCTCTTGAATCGGGAGATTTTTCGATGGGAAAAGGACCGATTAAGGGGCGGATCAATCTTTTAAATCAAACAGGTCAAAGCTATGTCGCCAATTCAAATATTTGGCGGGATATGATTAGTGGTGATTTTGATATTCAATTAAACAAACGCATGAAGCTCGAATTAGATGCCAGTCAATATACAATTGGCGTTTATGGACTGCCGGGTGAATTTGCTTATGCGGAAAATGTGCAGCTGCCATCGGCTCCCAATGCGGCAACGCCTGGATATGGACAATCTAATGGCGGAAGTGTGACTTCGGCTTCGATGGGGATGGAAAAGCTTTTTATTGATATTAGCCGCCATTGGAAGGCAAAATTAGGGGGCTTGTATCAGGATACAGCGAGAAATACGTTTAATATTTCCAATAATATTGGCTCTTCTTCTTACTGCGCAGGGCATGGCATTGACGGCAGTTGCTACCAGCAGACTCTGATTCACAGTGATCAGAATGATAATTATATGCTTTGGAGTAATTTTGCGTATTTAAACGGAGATTTTCGAACAGGGCTTATTCATCATCAAGTAAATTTAGGGACGAATGGCTATGAGTCCAATTATGATGTTCCAATTGTAGACGAAAATCCAATCATTATTGATACCTCTCCTATGTATAGTCCGAGTGTTGTTCATGGATTAGGGCAACATCCAGGGATTTTAGGTCAGTATCATGCTGGTTATATGGCGACACAGTCTTTAATCGCAGGCGATACAATGGATATTGGACGCTATTTTACCGTGATGGGGGAGTTTTCATGGGGGTGGATTAGGACAATGGGATTTAATCCGAAAGGAGAAGAAACACGGCATTATGATGCGAATGTGGCTTTTTCACCAAGTGTTGGCATGACCTTTCACCCTAGAAAAGAATTAAATTTTTACTTTAACTGGGGAAAATCTATTCAGCCGGGCCCTGTTGCCCCAGGAGGTTCAGCAAATAATGGTGATATTTTACCTCTTATCCGTTCAGAGCAGTTTGAGGGGGGCTTGAAATGGACAGTTCGGAAAAAGCTGCAAATCAACTTAGACGGCTTCGCTGCAACGCGTCCTTATGCGTTTGATAATTTTGATGACATGATTAATGGGCGTCCTGTTTATGGGCTTTTCGGATCTCAGCATGATTATGGGATTGAGTATCAGATGTCAGGCAATCTTACGCGAGACCTTTCGATTTTAGGGGGTTTTACATGGGATCATGCCGAATTGGAAAATACAGGAAATCCACTGACGTCTCATAGAAAAGTTACAGGGGTAGCGCCTTGGCAGGCCGATATTTTATTTGATTGGCGTGTGCCAAAAGAACTCGTTTCGGGTTTGGCTTTTAATGCAAATGTGCATTATGTTGGCACAAGGGCTGCAAATGTGACCAATACGACTTGGGCGGATGAGTATGTCACACTTGATTTAGGCGCACGCTATGCAACGAAAATCTGTGATCATAACCTTGTTTTTCGTTTCACAGTCGATAATGTTACACAAGAACAATATTGGTCGTCCGCATTTGCAACAACAAATAATGGTGCACCGAATACTTCAAATGAGGCGGCTTTAGGATTGCCAAGAACGTGGCATTTGACGGCTTCAATGTATTTTTAA
- a CDS encoding lysine-2,3-aminomutase-like protein, with protein MTNSALKTTLRHFYQLVEHKLLPETSPVPNWQDQLEKKYAIAVPPTFAKLIQTPNDPIAKQVLPDERELHTQSYEIPDPTADETFSPIPGIIHRYPHRVLFKPLLVCPLYCRFCFRREFVGQTGQGHEAGLLSQEHLEKALNWIAEHSTINEVILSGGDPLLLSPRRLSFLLETLDKIPHIKTLRIHSRVPVAAPERITEALLKSLKTEKPLWLAIHANHAQEFSPQAQKAIKDLRKNGILLLSQSVLLKGINDNLEALANLFEGFLEMGVKPYYLHHLDPAPGTSHFKVEVETGLALLKALRGRLSGLAFPAYTAERPQGGGKIPLGPAYTLKK; from the coding sequence TTGACGAATTCTGCTCTTAAAACAACCCTACGTCATTTTTATCAGCTTGTAGAACATAAGCTTCTTCCCGAAACTTCCCCAGTTCCAAATTGGCAGGATCAGCTTGAGAAAAAATATGCGATTGCTGTGCCTCCAACTTTTGCCAAACTTATTCAAACTCCCAATGATCCAATAGCCAAACAAGTCTTGCCAGATGAGCGGGAATTACACACGCAATCTTATGAAATTCCAGACCCAACGGCAGACGAAACTTTTTCTCCCATTCCTGGCATCATCCACCGTTATCCACATCGAGTCCTTTTTAAACCGCTTTTAGTCTGCCCACTCTATTGCCGCTTTTGCTTTCGGCGTGAATTTGTTGGTCAAACAGGCCAAGGCCATGAAGCAGGCCTTCTTTCACAAGAACATCTTGAAAAAGCCTTAAACTGGATTGCTGAACATTCCACCATAAATGAAGTCATTTTAAGCGGTGGCGATCCCCTTCTCCTTTCTCCTCGGCGTTTAAGTTTTCTTTTAGAAACACTTGATAAAATTCCTCATATTAAGACATTACGTATTCATAGCCGTGTGCCTGTGGCTGCGCCGGAACGTATCACAGAAGCGCTTTTAAAAAGCCTAAAAACCGAAAAACCGCTCTGGCTTGCCATTCATGCCAATCATGCTCAAGAATTTTCACCGCAAGCCCAAAAAGCGATTAAAGATTTACGAAAAAATGGCATATTACTTCTGTCTCAATCCGTTTTACTCAAAGGAATCAATGACAATCTTGAGGCGCTCGCCAATCTTTTTGAAGGGTTTCTTGAGATGGGGGTTAAGCCTTATTACCTGCATCATCTTGATCCTGCGCCTGGCACTTCGCATTTTAAAGTTGAGGTTGAAACTGGTTTAGCACTTCTAAAAGCCTTGCGGGGACGCCTCAGTGGCTTAGCTTTTCCAGCTTACACGGCAGAAAGGCCTCAGGGGGGCGGAAAAATTCCTTTAGGCCCTGCGTATACACTCAAAAAATGA
- the lepA gene encoding elongation factor 4, with protein MTNTPLSLIRNFSIIAHIDHGKSTLADRLIEACGALTAREMKGQVLDSMDLEQERGITIKAQTVRLTYPAKDGKTYILNLMDTPGHVDFAYEVSRSLAACEGSLLVVDASQGVEAQTMANVYQAIDADHEIIPVLNKVDLPAADVPKTKEQIEDMVGIDADDAVEVSAKTGLNIGAVLEALVQRLPAPKGDPDAPLQALLVDSWYDSYLGVITLIRIKEGTVRKGDMIRMMETGATYRVDQLGVFQPKITPVDTLGPGEIGFINAAIKTVADCKVGDTITLDKRPATKMLPGFKPSIPVVWCGLFPVDADDFEHLRDSLEKLRLNDASFHFEAETSAALGLGFRCGFLGLLHLEIIQERLSREFDLDLIATAPSVIYHVYKTDGEVEHIHNPADMPDPVKIEMIEEPWIKANILVPDEYLGAVLKLCSERRGVQLDLTYVGTRALAVYRLPLNEVVFDFYDKLKSLTRGYASFDYQMDGYEEGDLVKISILVNQEPVDALSFIAHRAASEMRGRAICAKLKDLIPRQLFKIAIQAAIGSRVIARETVGALSKDVTAKCYGGDVSRKRKLLEKQKEGKKRMRQFGKVEIPQKAFLAALKID; from the coding sequence ATGACTAACACGCCCTTATCTCTCATCCGCAATTTTTCAATTATCGCCCATATCGATCATGGAAAATCTACTCTCGCCGATCGCTTAATTGAAGCTTGTGGCGCTCTCACTGCCCGGGAAATGAAAGGGCAAGTTCTTGACTCAATGGATCTGGAACAAGAGCGTGGAATCACAATTAAAGCCCAAACGGTGCGCCTTACCTATCCTGCGAAAGATGGGAAAACCTATATTCTCAATCTTATGGATACACCAGGCCATGTTGATTTTGCTTACGAGGTCAGCCGTTCTTTAGCCGCCTGCGAAGGGTCTCTGCTTGTGGTGGATGCCTCCCAAGGGGTCGAGGCTCAAACAATGGCAAATGTCTATCAAGCTATTGATGCCGACCACGAAATTATCCCCGTCCTCAATAAAGTCGATTTGCCCGCAGCAGATGTTCCAAAAACGAAAGAGCAAATTGAAGACATGGTTGGCATTGATGCCGATGATGCTGTTGAGGTCAGCGCAAAAACTGGTCTCAATATTGGGGCTGTTCTTGAGGCGCTGGTTCAGCGCCTTCCCGCCCCAAAAGGCGATCCTGACGCACCGCTTCAAGCCCTTCTTGTCGATAGCTGGTATGATTCCTATCTTGGCGTTATCACTTTAATCCGAATTAAAGAAGGTACGGTCCGCAAAGGCGATATGATTCGCATGATGGAAACAGGAGCAACCTACCGTGTTGACCAGCTGGGCGTTTTTCAGCCTAAAATCACCCCTGTTGATACGCTTGGCCCTGGCGAAATTGGCTTTATCAATGCGGCTATTAAAACCGTCGCAGATTGTAAAGTCGGTGACACCATCACTTTGGATAAACGTCCAGCAACAAAAATGCTTCCCGGCTTTAAACCCTCCATTCCTGTTGTTTGGTGCGGTCTTTTCCCTGTGGATGCCGATGATTTTGAGCATTTAAGGGATTCTTTGGAAAAGCTGCGCTTAAATGATGCTTCTTTCCATTTTGAAGCAGAAACATCTGCGGCTTTAGGACTTGGTTTTCGGTGTGGTTTCCTTGGTCTATTACATCTGGAAATTATTCAAGAACGTCTCTCACGAGAATTCGATCTTGATCTCATTGCAACTGCGCCTTCCGTTATTTATCACGTCTATAAAACAGACGGCGAAGTTGAGCATATCCATAACCCAGCCGATATGCCTGATCCTGTTAAGATTGAAATGATTGAAGAGCCTTGGATTAAAGCCAATATTCTCGTTCCCGATGAATATCTCGGCGCTGTTTTAAAGCTTTGCAGTGAACGGCGTGGGGTTCAATTAGATCTCACCTATGTTGGAACGAGAGCTTTAGCTGTTTACCGCCTTCCTTTAAACGAGGTCGTTTTTGATTTTTACGACAAATTGAAATCCCTAACCCGTGGCTATGCTTCTTTTGATTACCAGATGGACGGTTATGAAGAAGGCGATTTGGTGAAAATCTCTATTCTGGTGAACCAAGAGCCTGTTGATGCGCTTTCCTTTATTGCCCATCGTGCCGCATCTGAAATGCGTGGACGTGCCATTTGCGCCAAATTAAAAGACCTCATTCCCCGCCAGCTCTTTAAAATTGCTATTCAGGCAGCGATTGGCTCACGTGTCATTGCCCGTGAAACTGTTGGCGCACTTTCCAAAGACGTGACGGCTAAATGTTATGGCGGTGACGTTTCAAGAAAACGCAAACTTCTTGAAAAACAAAAAGAAGGAAAAAAACGAATGCGTCAATTTGGCAAAGTCGAAATTCCTCAAAAAGCCTTCTTAGCTGCTCTCAAGATTGACTAA
- a CDS encoding NCS2 family permease has product MNWLTQTLDHYFEINERGSTISREIMAGIMIFSAMAYIMAVNPTLMASTGLPKDAMIITTIAGTVVGTLLMALWARLPIVLAPAMSSNVVFANVIVQGSHVSPFVAFTVVLVSGLIFTFASLTSLRRKIVENFPAPIILGIQLAIGAFIARLGLIIAGIVTTTDHGMSFGKLSQPTVILELFAMGIAILCLLKKRASGLLILIAAITVAGLFIPGTDGKPFTHFSGKIWAIPHYPTEFIAPFDFKGYFDAIGLMIPVTLYLLLNDFFDASGTLISIATRAGLCGTEKYPTLDSKAYICDGAASVTGVLLGTCTVSAYVESATGVEAGGRTGLTAATTAFLFLISALFWPLLTAIPSLATAPLLVMVGIAMMSSAQNLPKDSADASVPLLMILLAAVTGDFMMTLTCGMILYTAIQLTFRRFHQVTATLIGLDITFIIYLVLHNFL; this is encoded by the coding sequence ATGAATTGGCTAACCCAAACGCTTGATCATTATTTTGAAATTAACGAACGTGGTTCGACCATCTCACGGGAAATCATGGCAGGAATCATGATCTTTTCTGCTATGGCCTATATCATGGCCGTTAACCCAACACTTATGGCCAGTACAGGTCTGCCAAAAGATGCCATGATTATCACAACCATCGCTGGCACAGTCGTTGGTACCCTACTTATGGCTCTCTGGGCACGTCTGCCGATTGTGCTTGCTCCTGCTATGAGCAGTAACGTTGTCTTTGCAAATGTGATTGTTCAGGGAAGTCACGTTTCTCCCTTTGTCGCTTTTACGGTTGTTTTAGTCAGCGGCCTCATTTTTACATTTGCTTCTTTAACCTCTCTGCGCCGTAAAATTGTAGAAAATTTTCCTGCCCCTATCATTCTCGGCATTCAATTAGCCATCGGCGCTTTTATCGCACGTTTGGGTCTGATCATTGCAGGCATTGTCACAACCACAGATCACGGCATGTCCTTTGGAAAGCTCTCTCAGCCCACTGTCATTCTAGAGCTTTTTGCCATGGGGATCGCGATCTTGTGCCTTTTAAAAAAACGTGCTTCAGGTCTTCTTATTCTCATTGCCGCCATTACAGTTGCAGGCCTTTTTATTCCGGGCACAGACGGAAAACCTTTCACACATTTTTCTGGAAAAATTTGGGCAATCCCGCACTATCCCACAGAATTTATCGCACCCTTTGATTTCAAAGGCTATTTTGATGCCATTGGCCTGATGATTCCTGTCACGCTCTATTTATTGCTCAATGATTTTTTTGATGCTTCCGGCACGCTTATCAGTATTGCAACACGTGCCGGTCTTTGCGGAACAGAGAAATACCCAACATTAGATTCCAAAGCCTATATCTGCGATGGCGCAGCGAGTGTCACAGGTGTTCTTCTCGGAACATGTACCGTTTCTGCCTATGTTGAAAGCGCAACGGGTGTCGAAGCCGGTGGACGCACAGGATTAACAGCTGCAACAACAGCCTTCCTCTTCCTTATTTCAGCGCTTTTTTGGCCACTCTTAACCGCTATTCCTTCTCTTGCAACGGCCCCTCTTCTGGTGATGGTTGGCATTGCCATGATGAGTTCAGCTCAAAATCTTCCAAAGGATTCAGCGGATGCCAGTGTCCCCCTTCTCATGATTTTATTGGCGGCCGTTACAGGGGATTTTATGATGACACTGACCTGTGGCATGATCCTTTATACGGCTATTCAACTTACCTTCAGACGGTTTCATCAAGTAACAGCGACTTTAATTGGCCTTGATATCACCTTTATCATCTATTTGGTTTTACATAATTTTCTCTAA
- the zapA gene encoding cell division protein ZapA encodes MAIKKDLLVNGSLYTVWCKEEDEEKIKELGANLEDRNLKVARALRPDSESHGWFLTSLLLLSELEEKLKHERTSEGKSQQELQEKIDLVEVQKKEIHALELSLATARHQVALLADRAEKVLFEAKKEGEKMQDNS; translated from the coding sequence ATGGCAATTAAAAAAGACCTTCTCGTAAATGGCTCTCTTTATACTGTTTGGTGCAAAGAGGAAGACGAAGAAAAAATTAAAGAATTAGGGGCTAATTTAGAAGATCGCAATTTAAAAGTTGCGCGGGCTTTGCGGCCAGATAGTGAATCACATGGCTGGTTTTTGACCTCTCTTTTGCTTTTGAGTGAGTTGGAAGAAAAACTTAAGCACGAAAGAACTTCTGAAGGAAAAAGTCAGCAGGAACTTCAAGAAAAAATAGATCTGGTGGAAGTGCAGAAAAAAGAAATTCATGCGCTGGAATTATCTTTGGCGACAGCCCGTCATCAGGTTGCTCTTTTGGCAGATAGAGCAGAGAAAGTTCTCTTCGAAGCGAAGAAAGAAGGCGAAAAAATGCAGGATAATTCGTGA
- a CDS encoding 5-formyltetrahydrofolate cyclo-ligase yields the protein MLVSLRSYLKEQRVKALSSENEVALRHFLFDFCLHSQRKKWGLVWPIRGEADLRPLCYALFEKGFEIFLPQTFPETSQLFFKTWHPHCKMEEGPFGTWHPQGERDESYKLEGVIVPLLGYDSQGNRIGYGGGFYDRFLAKYPKIFRLGYGFTLQHSEALDCQVHDQRLDGLCTEKGIITFPARNDKI from the coding sequence ATGTTGGTTTCTCTGCGTTCTTATTTGAAGGAACAGCGTGTGAAGGCGCTTTCTTCTGAGAATGAAGTTGCTTTACGACATTTTTTATTTGATTTTTGTCTTCATTCCCAAAGAAAAAAATGGGGCTTGGTTTGGCCGATAAGGGGAGAGGCTGACTTGCGTCCACTTTGTTACGCTCTGTTTGAAAAAGGGTTTGAGATTTTTTTGCCCCAAACATTTCCTGAAACATCCCAGCTTTTTTTTAAGACCTGGCATCCTCATTGTAAGATGGAAGAAGGCCCTTTTGGAACATGGCATCCACAAGGAGAGAGGGATGAATCTTATAAATTAGAAGGGGTTATTGTGCCGCTTTTGGGATATGATTCTCAAGGGAACAGGATAGGGTATGGGGGAGGCTTTTATGATAGATTCTTGGCAAAATATCCAAAAATATTTCGGTTAGGTTATGGTTTTACATTACAGCACAGTGAGGCTTTAGATTGCCAGGTACATGATCAAAGACTGGACGGGCTTTGTACAGAAAAGGGGATTATCACATTTCCTGCTCGCAATGATAAAATATAA
- a CDS encoding exodeoxyribonuclease VII small subunit, with protein sequence MKENAPLAADVKNLSFEEALKELETIVGKLENGQMKLQDAVDAYERGSALRKHCEKQLDAAESRLTVITAKDLKKDKNKQADSSAALEV encoded by the coding sequence ATGAAAGAGAACGCTCCTTTAGCAGCCGATGTCAAAAACCTCTCTTTTGAAGAGGCACTTAAAGAACTAGAAACCATTGTCGGCAAATTAGAAAATGGACAAATGAAACTTCAAGACGCAGTTGATGCTTATGAAAGAGGGTCTGCTCTGCGCAAACATTGCGAAAAACAGCTTGATGCCGCAGAAAGCCGCCTGACGGTCATAACGGCCAAAGACCTGAAAAAGGATAAAAACAAACAAGCGGATTCAAGTGCCGCTTTGGAAGTATAA
- a CDS encoding inositol monophosphatase, whose translation MRLSPHMAVMHNAAIKAGRSLLRDFSDIERLHINSKAPGDFVSQADLKSEQIIKEELEKARPGYGFLMEESGESGSENWTWRWVVDPLDGTSNFLHGIPQWAVSIGLQRRHEDGSIEIVAGIVHSPVVQETYWAEKGLGAFLNDRRIRVSNRTRLSEALIATGIPFAASTKAIQRPFLNVLATLMPRVAGVRRFGAAALDLAGVACGRFDGFWEYNLKPWDCAAGIILIREAGGQITDSEGGILDANLKGGLNVVAGNQPLFARLQKLVDRALVLSKT comes from the coding sequence ATGCGCTTATCCCCCCATATGGCCGTTATGCATAACGCTGCAATAAAAGCAGGTCGTTCGCTATTGCGGGATTTTTCTGATATTGAACGCCTTCATATCAACTCAAAAGCGCCAGGAGATTTCGTTTCCCAAGCTGACCTTAAATCTGAACAGATTATCAAAGAAGAACTTGAGAAGGCACGTCCTGGCTATGGTTTTCTAATGGAAGAAAGCGGCGAAAGCGGCTCTGAAAACTGGACATGGCGCTGGGTTGTCGATCCTTTAGATGGAACTTCCAATTTTCTCCACGGTATTCCGCAATGGGCCGTTTCTATCGGATTGCAACGCCGTCACGAAGATGGATCTATTGAAATCGTTGCTGGAATTGTCCATAGCCCTGTTGTCCAAGAAACTTACTGGGCGGAAAAAGGGCTTGGCGCATTTCTAAATGATCGGCGCATCCGTGTTTCTAATAGAACACGCCTCTCCGAAGCCTTAATTGCAACAGGGATTCCTTTTGCCGCCTCTACAAAAGCCATTCAACGCCCCTTCCTGAACGTCCTAGCAACCCTCATGCCACGTGTTGCAGGCGTCCGACGTTTTGGCGCAGCCGCTTTAGACCTTGCTGGCGTTGCTTGCGGGCGTTTTGACGGTTTTTGGGAATATAACTTAAAACCTTGGGATTGTGCGGCTGGCATTATTCTCATCCGTGAAGCTGGTGGACAGATAACAGATTCTGAAGGTGGAATCCTTGATGCAAATCTCAAAGGAGGTTTGAATGTTGTCGCAGGAAATCAACCTTTATTCGCACGTCTGCAAAAACTCGTTGACCGGGCGCTTGTTCTCTCAAAGACATAA
- the efp gene encoding elongation factor P yields the protein MKQQANLIRAGQVLEHNGRRWTVLKQQILTPGKGGAFIQVEMRDLETGNKTNERWRTADTVERLQTEDRDFIYSYMDGDNIVLMDPETFEQTMLHKDLLGDQLPFLQDNMEIGVRFVDGDAVGATLPQHVTLEVAEADPVVNGQTASSSYKPAVLANGVKTMVPPFIKTGESIVVRTDDASYVERAK from the coding sequence ATGAAACAACAGGCTAACCTCATTCGTGCTGGACAAGTCCTCGAACATAACGGACGTCGCTGGACCGTTCTAAAACAGCAAATTCTGACTCCTGGTAAAGGTGGCGCTTTCATTCAAGTTGAAATGAGAGACCTTGAAACTGGTAATAAAACAAATGAGCGCTGGCGCACAGCAGACACAGTCGAACGCCTTCAGACTGAAGACCGTGACTTTATCTATTCCTACATGGATGGCGACAATATCGTTTTGATGGATCCAGAAACCTTTGAGCAAACAATGCTGCACAAAGATTTGCTTGGTGATCAGCTTCCATTCTTGCAAGACAATATGGAAATTGGCGTGCGATTTGTTGACGGTGATGCCGTTGGCGCAACTTTGCCACAACATGTCACGCTTGAAGTTGCCGAAGCAGACCCCGTTGTAAACGGTCAAACCGCCAGCTCCTCTTATAAACCAGCCGTTCTTGCAAATGGTGTTAAAACAATGGTTCCTCCTTTCATTAAAACAGGTGAAAGCATTGTTGTTCGTACCGATGACGCTTCTTACGTTGAACGTGCAAAATAA
- a CDS encoding sulfurtransferase TusA family protein, with product MLKVSLSESDSLDLRHLNCPLPFVRLHRAMRKLPKGETLKALVAKGTTSDEMAEWAEKMGYCATLSYKNDTECHFLLKRAS from the coding sequence ATTTTAAAAGTGTCTCTTTCTGAATCTGATTCTCTGGATTTACGTCATTTAAATTGCCCTCTTCCCTTTGTGCGCCTTCACCGTGCGATGCGGAAGCTGCCAAAAGGAGAAACACTCAAAGCCCTGGTCGCTAAAGGGACGACCTCAGATGAGATGGCTGAATGGGCTGAAAAAATGGGGTATTGCGCAACGCTTTCATACAAAAATGATACAGAATGCCATTTTCTGCTCAAGAGGGCTTCCTGA